In the Plasmodium chabaudi chabaudi strain AS genome assembly, chromosome: 13 genome, one interval contains:
- a CDS encoding ubiquitin-protein ligase, putative, translating into MLMQNALSTSMYRLKRFFKQSFVVIYITIFVLFFQKCIFTHEHSETPKKGNDLFIEAYEALDRAEYIKSFVILKHCVHYDIRCLTLIGVFYYLGLKPVERDAVNALYAWKISSDYGSSDAQFYLAIMYSNYFSLPNLYSYYVDENEELDKIEEKKIEGIQKNVILLRSYIFLTAKYLKSILASNLVGKYKENGVPAENNNFQRVPKIYFTTDNRMIIRIKNIRYNIGELEAYFNNLENFPFVDHYKTIKNKKIYYGSNFGLSLLYYYSSSLANHPGSILALGNRYMHGNGVDESCETASKLFIRLTNEILNSSSDDNMKFESIDLIKLSIPHYDKYNVNNKKIKNIEMFLESSLHNNHAILTMIARRYLTGSDGVDKNYKKARMYLLKAEKFNNSEAISLLGYIYILGLGVKKDYNKALNYFIKGKKLNDPLSYNGLGYMHFFELGPMKKYIESGKKKINQELAFYYFDLAAKNNLSVAQFNLGCLYLSGVGTVQSFQNAFYWFYKASNNGNILAAYMIGFMNYNGIIVSHNCNMALSLLSKVAEKNSFILNTTKRIIKYNETGRNLEAMFLMAQLAETGNVQAQVNLAHSMSNSDVSLFLPTNSKSKYIYSSRYLSMAADSHHLKSVFTLGDYAYSGDGLYIYVIQKNNLQYNKLYDLGNTECLYNSVGGADRECFINKNKNSLGRKTTNSDELNMDDKKIISTDFADEQGIIFNDNWRFRYTYRFVFNQIDYELAYKHYRAIISYYPNNPYAIQTISRACYNLGFMHYYGIGVAKNIDKSLIYFNSSIKIYSTHKIPSTLLIFYIKMNTYLYKIKKQFNNLKKLWSL; encoded by the exons atgcttATGCAAAATGCTTTAAGTACAAGTATGTATAGACTTAAAAGATTTTTTAAGCAATCATTtgttgtaatatatatcacaatatttgttttattttttcaaaaatgtatatttacaCATGAGCATTCTGAAACCCCGAAGAAGGGAAATGACCTTTTTATTGAAGCTTATGAAGCATTAGATAGAGCAGAATATATCAAATcttttgtaattttaaaGCATTGTGTTCATTATGATATAAG GTGTTTGACATTAATTGGGGTATTTTATTACCTCGGATTGAAGCCCGTGGAAAGGGATGCAGTAAATGCTTTATATGCATGGAAAATAAGTTCAGATTATGGAAGTTCGGATgctcaattttatttagcCATTATGTACTCGAACTATTTTTCACTACCCAATTTGTATTCCTATTATgttgatgaaaatgaagaacTAGACAAAATtgaagaaaagaaaatagagggtatacaaaaaaatgtaatattgCTTAGgagttatatatttttaacagCCAAATATTTAAAGAGTATATTAGCAAGTAATCTAgttggaaaatataaagaaaatggaGTACCAgctgaaaataataattttcaacGTGTCcctaaaatatattttactacAGATAATAGAATGATAATacgaataaaaaatattagatACAACATTGGCGAATTAGAggcatattttaataatttagaaaattttccatttgTTGATCATTAcaaaacaattaaaaacaagaaaatatattatggtTCAAACTTTGGCTTAAgtttattgtattattatagtaGTAGTTTAGCAAATCATCCAGGAAGTATTTTGGCATTAGGAAATAGATATATGCATGGAAATGGGGTTGATGAAAGTTGTGAAACTGCatctaaattatttataagattaacaaatgaaatattaaattcaaGTAGTGATGATAATATGAAATTTGAATCGATAGATTTAATAAAACTAAGTATACCAcattatgataaatataatgtaaataataaaaaaataaaaaatatagaaatgtTTTTAGAGTCATCATTACATAATAATCATGCAATTTTAACTATGATAGCTCGACGATATTTAACAGGTAGTGATGGGGtagataaaaattataagaaagctcgtatgtatttattaaaggcagaaaaatttaataactCTGAAGCTATTTCATTATtgggatatatatatatattaggtTTGGgtgtaaaaaaagattATAATAAGGCccttaattattttataaaaggtaaaaaattaaatgatcCGTTAAGTTATAACGGTTTAGGATATATGCACTTTTTTGAGTTAGGGCCTatgaaaaagtatatagaaagtgggaaaaaaaaaataaatcaagaattagcattttattattttgatttagCTGCAAAGAATAATCTATCAGTTGCTCAATTTAATTTGGgttgtttatatttaagtGGAGTTGGTACTGTTCAATCATTTCAAAATGCATTTTATTGGTTTTACAAAGCTTcaaataatggaaatatattagCAGCATATATGATTGGGTTTATGAATTATAATGGTATAATTGTATCTCATAATTGTAATATGGCTTTATCTCTTTTATCAAAAGTTgctgaaaaaaattcttttattttaaatacaactaaaagaattataaaatataatgaaactGGAAGAAATCTTGAAGCAATGTTTTTAATGGCACAGCTTGCTGAAACAGGAAATGTGCAAGCCCAAGTTAATTTAGCACATAGTATGAGCAATTCAGAcgtttctctttttttacCAACTAATAgtaaatcaaaatatatatattcaagtAGATATCTATCTATGGCAGCAGATAGTCATCATTTAAAATCGGTATTTACTTTAGGAGATTATGCATATTCAGGTGATGGGTTATATATCTATGTtatccaaaaaaataaccttcaatataataaactaTATGATTTAGGAAATACAGAATGCTTGTATAATTCTGTAGGGGGTGCAGACAGAGAAtgctttataaataaaaataagaacaGCTTGGGTAGGAAAACTACAAATAGCGATGAATTAAATAtggatgataaaaaaataatatcgaCAGATTTTGCAGATGAACAaggaataatatttaacgATAATTGGAGATTTAGATATACATATAGATTTGTATTTAATCAAATTGATTATGAATTAGCTTATAAACATTATAGAGctattatatcatattatCCAAATAATCCATATGCTATTCAAACAATTTCTAGGGCTTGTTATAATTTAGGGTTTATGCATTATTATGGTATAGGAgttgcaaaaaatattgataaatctttaatttattttaattcatctattaaaatatattcaactCATAAAATACCATCTACcttacttattttttatattaaaatgaatacttatttgtataaaataaaaaaacaatttaataatttaaaaaaattatggtCCCTTTAA
- a CDS encoding SNARE protein, putative — MDIFFYSEEIDNLLEDYRKLLNEFQNKIKGNETNNLIIKKYCDDINFITERIKTAKDAYFIEIRNLPEDEQDNYINKIRGKVSTLENLNIQYEFSKNKLIYENKQDENKNNEINRLKYVTPKELEIRGNLIQDQTEQSIFRMKNMVDESEQITRIAAVKLNEQNEKLRKVKDKVDDVDINVSSAKETLKEIMKEAASDRFIRLLSIMIFIVLVILITVLLITTK, encoded by the coding sequence atggatatatttttttattctgaAGAAATTGATAACCTTTTGGAGGATTATAGAAAATTGTTGAACGAATTTCAAAATAAGATTAAAGGAAATGagacaaataatttaataataaaaaaatattgtgatgatataaattttataacagAAAGAATAAAAACAGCTAAAgatgcatattttattgaaatACGGAATTTACCAGAAGATGAACaagataattatataaataaaatcagGGGGAAAGTATCAACATTAgaaaatttgaatattcaatatgaattttcaaaaaataaattaatatatgaaaataaacaagatgaaaataaaaataatgaaataaatagaCTCAAATATGTAACACCAAAAGAATTGGAAATTCGAGGAAATTTAATTCAAGACCAAACAGAACAATCCATTTTTAGGATGAAAAATATGGTTGATGAATCAGAGCAAATAACTAGAATAGCTGCagtaaaattaaatgaacaaaatgaaaaattaagaaaGGTTAAAGATAAAGTAGATGATGTTGATATAAATGTATCAAGTGCAAAGGAGAccttaaaagaaataatgaAAGAAGCTGCTTCTGATCGATTTATTCGACTTTTATCTATTatgatttttattgtattagTTATTCTTATTACTGTATTACTAATTACGACTAAGTAG
- a CDS encoding HSP20-like chaperone, putative produces MHGVINYSKFDNIDVSSSDDETKKRTPQITTLNSKDKVVVGPDGLTILKESTTSQSIEKCVEKKKNDHPKIDNNTQNEKEKNLKNMIFNGGVIPYKYIWSQSLHDINGYIVLPLNCKAKSLVIQIFEDKLVVKKEKNMDTTSVESVEEKTKCDSSSKINVGDNKYDTLIDKEFSFKINTNEDTQLWEIKTIEINWKEIFELCNKINNQNMNFDFGQNVKDTKETFLYISLKKNSEIKSSYVWWSCLFKGDEKIDTFKLPSRIILNKNINNNNNTSFKKVWEEAHAIFKKNISKKNLPYCVD; encoded by the coding sequence atgCATGGAGTAATAAACTATTcaaaatttgataatattgatGTAAGTTCATCAGACGATGaaactaaaaaaagaacTCCACAAATAACTACACTAAATAGTAAAGACAAAGTTGTAGTAGGGCCAGATGGATTAACAATTTTGAAAGAATCTACCACATCGCAAAGTATCGAAAAATgtgttgaaaaaaaaaaaaacgatcaccctaaaattgataataatacacaaaatgaaaaagaaaaaaatcttaaaaatatgatatttaACGGAGGAGTTAttccatataaatatatatggagTCAGTCATTACATGATATAAATGGTTATATTGTTTTGCCACTAAACTGTAAAGCAAAATCGTTagtaatacaaatatttgaaGATAAATTGGTCgttaaaaaggaaaaaaacatgGATACAACAAGTGTTGAAAGTGtagaagaaaaaacaaagtGTGATAGTAGcagtaaaataaatgtaggtgataataaatatgataccCTTATTGATAAagaattttcatttaaaataaatacaaatgaaGATACTCAATTGTGggaaataaaaactatTGAAATTAATTGGAAGGAAATCTTTGaattatgtaataaaataaataatcaaaatatgaattttgATTTTGGACAAAATGTAAAAGATACTAAagaaacatttttatatatttctttgaaaaaaaatagtgaaATTAAAAGTTCATATGTTTGGTGGTCATGTTTATTTAAAGGTGACGAAAAAATTGATACTTTTAAATTGCCCTCTCGTATTAttcttaataaaaatattaacaataataataatacctCATTTAAAAAGGTATGGGAAGAGGCACAcgcaatttttaaaaaaaatatttcaaaaaaaaatttgccTTATTGTGTAGACTAA
- a CDS encoding Appr-1-p processing domain protein: protein MFFSKLVKEPLHKFTNKKIIRNYKTNKNINLDKLIRNKKIKSHELYKIEDIEILLQEKHHDVSQTYPTINNVNQIVDVKNIPVFKKSENKYNLLNKTALHFGDLSYLRGDAAVNGTNKIFELTKDGMGYDCSSNFLKTCGNKLFDEIKIIREENIGKNILITKGYDSSYKYIIHVVEPYYNQTNKLKKCYEDILLIAKENDIKTIVFPLIGSGISLFKKYDVVVCCLEGIYEFLKHKENFNYIEKVVISTNMDSYWMLLRDSIPIYLNENAS from the exons atgtttttttctaagTTAGTTAAGGAACCCCTTCATAAGTTTACAAACAAAAAGATTATACGTAATTATAaaactaataaaaatattaatctTGATAAATTGATtaggaataaaaaaataaaaagtcatgagctttataaaattgaagatatagaaatattaCTACAAGAGAAACATCATGATGTTTCCCAAACATATCCTACCATTAACAATGTTAACCAAATTGTggatgtaaaaaatattccggtttttaaaaaaagtgaaaataagtataaccttttaaataaaacagcTCTTCATTTTGGAG atttatcatatttaagGGGTGATGCAGCAGTTAATggaacaaataaaatttttgaattaaCAAAAGATGGGATGGGATATGATTGTTCtagtaattttttaaaaacatgtggaaataaattatttgatgaaataaaaataattagaGAAGAGAAtataggaaaaaatattttaataacaaaaGGATATGATagttcatataaatatattatacatgtAGTTGAGCCATATTATAatcaaacaaataaattaaaaaaatgttatgaagacatattattaatagctaaagaaaatgatataaaaacaattgtTTTTCCATTGATTGGTAGTGGAATAAgtttgtttaaaaaatatgatgttGTTGTGTGTTGCTTAGAAGGAATTTATGAATTTCTAAAacataaagaaaattttaattatattgaaaaagTTGTTATTAGTACAAATATGGATTCTTATTGGATGTTACTAAGGGATTCCATTCCAATCTATTTAAACGAAAATGCATCGTAA
- a CDS encoding gamete egress and sporozoite traversal protein, putative, producing MRVLLCYASILFASVLQSRAIKLNNLTPTTPSYLEIGNTVSNQISEAWRSHVDSFIDVVSEKIVDKFEKDIENDNVPYNLLALLEDDAEIFDIEQYEGKDLAFIQDAFIRKLREKFNNSKFGQKAKKLGSQIKQKLTSLYKKHKDKIKHFLKIMLSSLVIPIAFNYIKKHLNAWKKKTLEATDKLNEDTKSVATPIITAIYDKFGEKIDSYVKDHHMDITKELDVLTDLQKEKKEIEKIEKQEKEIIEQ from the exons atgagaGTCCTTTTGTGTTATGctagtattttatttgccTCAGTTCTTCAATCGAGGGCTATAAAACTTAATAATCTCACTCCCACCACTCCTTCATATCTTGAAA TTGGTAACACTGTTTCGAATCAAATTAGTGAAGCATGGAGAAGTCATGTAGATTCATTTATCGATGTTGTGTCTGAGAAAATTGTTGACAAATTCGAGAAAGACATAGAGAACGATAATGTtccatataatttattagcCCTTCTTGAG gATGACGCTGAAATATTTGATATCGAGCAATACGAAGGAAAGGATTTAGCATTTATTCAAGATGCATTCATTAGAAAATTAAGAGAAAAATTCAACAATAGCAAATTTGGGCAGAAAGCCAAAAAATTAGGATCACAAATTAAGCAAAAACTTACAAGCCTTTATAAGAAACACAAAGATAAGAtcaaacattttttaaaaattatgctCAGCAGTTTAGTTATACCTATAgcatttaattatataaagaaacaCTTAAATgcatggaaaaaaaaaacattggAAGCTACAGATAAACTCAATGAGGATACTAAGAGTGTAGCTACTCCAATAATTACTgctatatatgataaattcGGAGAAAAAATTGACAGTTATGTTAAGGATCATCATATGGATATAACAAAAGAATTAGACGTACTTACTGATttacaaaaagaaaaaaaagaaattgaaaaaatagaaaaacaAGAGAAAGAAATTATAGAACAATAA
- a CDS encoding CLASP domain-containing protein, putative: MPTLGHSKYRESINTFIDDTRNYKRKSIDEPDDYSIVEDLLYLKNEGNEELHNVKNGNFYPNLELGSSRNNGINIKLNRNNHFIENKNINEINNDNSYKNHSENNDYNFESPLNELQRYQLTLLKKGNPSNPKLPKEIAENNIINLQHSGKYKDKNSKNLVNDIDINIKKNTANLNNIKGLKTQEKTITNKNDNNNHLSYRGMYETPISDNNLSQSWTNINIENEEKVKCENFINSYEKIKGSYEIKKDNDSRHDNTLEYHDMIKKRNIKNERSDNEDVENDSMRKDINKYNNNIKINERYKKISETSREEMDIRKRDMNGMDNNYENYIIQVKNKKNNGDKLLDETYDENKKSILYDNLHKNTIKDISKNGYKMEYNYIMPTRDKYYKGMLNESDSKPQEPKNIAHTNQNFRNNNKYVENHNRNTSNKVNIDLSVSYKNDQNHIMNNSNNTKNKIKVEEHKEPHTSNTDLNISIKKNNAHAQDEQEIKIINKNKAHTHNLSTSGYRNTSKPTSKSLNHSMNDNNNNNNSVQDNNYLNVKEKNSQSEKKRTSMSRNVTPNKSGKNGSISSKIKNDNTMTYLTYEDIKNFEFELSVDNINDMITKLLEITKDQEWKQQIENLINLRTILKYHDALFFTNFMKDLRKICRSIVELLNSPRSCVSKNALLCLTEFYSIGKKKMDSTLDDVVMPCLKKAFQTSNDFLSTAANNSLLSICNSCSESKLIAYFVKIITSKQKTYNLICLKCLIAVIIKFEENISKYKEINKLVEALLECTSVGSAEIKCTARVALVVLDNICPIQPISSKLHICPEKIKKIINLIDRTSECEIDSVLGKIKFN; encoded by the exons atgccTACCTTAGGACACAGCAAATATAGAGAAAGcataaatacatttatagacg aCACTAGAAATTATAAGAGAAAATCAATCGATGAACCAGATGACTATTCAATTGTTGAAGATTTGCTTTATCTAAAAAATGAAGGAAATGAAGAATTACACAAtgttaaaaatggaaactTTTATCCTAATTTAGAATTAGGATCATCTCGTAACAATGggataaatattaaattgaatagaaataatcattttatagaaaataaaaatattaatgaaataaataatgataacagttataaaaatcataGTGAAAACAACGATTATAATTTCGAGTCTCCTTTAAACGAACTT CAAAGATACCAACTTACATTACTCAAAAAGGGGAACCCATCTAATCCTAAATTACCAAAAGAAATAgcagaaaataatataataaatctGCAACATTCCGGAAAATacaaagataaaaatagtaaaaatcTAGTGAATgatatagatataaatattaaaaaaaatacagccaatttaaataatatcaaaGGGTTAAAAACTCaggaaaaaacaataacaaataaaaatgataataacaATCACTTGAGTTATAGAGGAATGTATGAAACCCCAATATCTGATAATAATCTTTCTCAGTCTTGgacaaatattaatatagaaaatgaagaaaaagtgaaatgtgaaaattttataaatagctatgaaaaaattaagggttcatatgaaataaaaaaggataaCGACAGTAGACACGACAATACGTTAGAATATCATGAtatgattaaaaaaagaaacataaaaaatgaaagatCCGATAATGAAGATGTAGAAAATGATTCCATGAGAAAagacataaataaatataataataatatcaaaATCAATGAacgatataaaaaaattagcgAAACTTCGCGAGAGGAAATGGACATTAGAAAGAGAGATATGAATGGCATggataataattatgaaaattatattatacaagttaaaaataaaaaaaacaatggCGATAAACTTTTAGATGAAAcatatgatgaaaataaaaaaagcattttatatgataatttacacaaaaatacaataaaagatatatcaaaaaatggatataaaatggaatataattatataatgccAACAAgagataaatattataaaggTATGTTAAACGAATCTGATAGTAAGCCCCAAGAACCTAAAAACATTGCCCATACCAATCAAAATTTTagaaacaataataaatatgttgaaAACCACAATAGAAACACAAGTAACAAAGTAAACATTGACTTATCtgtatcatataaaaatgatcaaAATCATATCATGAACAATTcgaataatacaaaaaacaaaataaaagttgAAGAACATAAAGAACCACATACATCAAATACAGATTTAAACATTtctatcaaaaaaaataatgcacATGCTCAGGATGAgcaagaaataaaaattataaacaaaaataaagcacACACCCATAACTTAAGTACGAGTGGGTATAGAAATACGAGTAAACCTACCAGCAAATCTTTGAATCATAGCatgaatgataataataataataataatagtgtGCAAGATAATAACTACTTAAATGttaaggaaaaaaatagccaaagtgaaaaaaaacgaacTAGTATGTCACGCAATGTAACCCCAAATAAGAGTGGCAAAAATGGAAGCATATCTtcaaagataaaaaatgataatactATGACATATCTTACATatgaagatataaaaaattttgaatttgAATTAAGtgttgataatataaatgatatgaTAACAAAATTACTTGAAATTACAAAAGATCAAGAATGGAAACAACAAATAGAAAACTTAATTAATCTTCGaactattttaaaatatcatgatgcattattttttactaattttatgaaagatttaagaaaaatatgtagaTCGATAGtagaattattaaatagtCCTAGATCGTGTGTATCCAAAAATGcattattatgtttaactgaattttattctataggaaaaaaaaaaatggatagtACTCTAGATGATGTTGTTATGCCATGTTTAAAGAAAGCATTTCAAACATCTaatgattttttaagtactgctgcaaataattcattattatctaTTTGTAATTCCTGTAGTGAAAGCAAACTTATTGCTTACTTTGTCAAGATAATCACATC aAAGCAGAAAACCTATAATCTTATATGTTTAAAGTGCTTAATTGctgttattattaaatttgaaGAAAACATTTCAAAGTATAAAGAAATTAACAAGTTAGTCGAGGCACTTTTAGAG tGTACATCCGTTGGAAGCGCTGAAATAAAATGCACAGCAAGAGTAGCGCTGGTCGTTCTAGACAA CATATGCCCAATTCAACCTATTAGTTCTAAATTGCATATTTGCCccgaaaaaataaaaaag ataataaatttgattGATAGGACATCCGAATGTGAAATTGATTCAGTGTTGGGAAAAATTAagtttaattaa